A DNA window from Vagococcus penaei contains the following coding sequences:
- a CDS encoding IS1182 family transposase, protein MLKKQDMSKRNQIGFYSLEDLVPKEHLLRDIDKYVDFNFIYKLVEDKYDESNGRPSIDPVLLIKLPLIQYLYGIKSMRQTIKDVEVNMAYRWFLGLDIEDAVPHFSTFGKNYSRRFRGTDIFEQIFYGILEQCIEAELVDTSEVFIDGTHIKAHANNKKYESNEVTEETLFYVESLQKEVEIDREKRLKKPLKRREESENQVKHKKISKTDDESGWFHKGEHKQVFAYAAQVACDKNGWVLGYTTHPGNQHDSRTFIDIYNKLQSHFTLDKLVMDAGYKTPGIAHLLFQNNLTPIFPYKRPMTKKGFYKKHDYVYDEYYDQYICPNVKILSYTTTNRDGYREYKSNTSDCSQCPLIAYCTESKEKRKLIQRHLWENDMERCEDIRHSLGMKAIYNNRKQTIERLFGTAKEFHGLRYTNLIGKEKMHMKIGLTFACLNIKKLAKMLKLRDLKGSIFLSILGILSKIMIRYKKTNQLPFMSNWFVFNLTRRFKKRLVFFCPIIF, encoded by the coding sequence ATGCTAAAAAAACAAGATATGAGCAAACGTAATCAAATTGGTTTTTATTCTCTAGAAGATTTAGTTCCCAAGGAACATCTATTAAGAGATATTGATAAATATGTAGATTTTAATTTTATTTATAAGTTAGTTGAAGATAAATACGATGAATCAAATGGCCGCCCTAGTATAGATCCGGTTCTATTAATTAAACTTCCGTTGATTCAGTATCTTTATGGTATAAAAAGTATGAGACAAACTATTAAAGATGTTGAGGTTAACATGGCTTATCGCTGGTTTTTAGGTTTGGATATCGAAGATGCTGTTCCTCACTTCTCAACCTTTGGCAAAAATTATTCTAGAAGATTTCGTGGTACAGATATCTTTGAACAAATATTTTACGGCATATTAGAACAGTGTATTGAAGCTGAATTAGTGGATACTTCTGAAGTATTTATTGATGGTACTCATATAAAAGCACATGCAAATAATAAAAAATATGAAAGTAACGAAGTTACTGAAGAAACTCTTTTTTATGTGGAATCACTACAAAAAGAAGTTGAAATAGATAGAGAAAAAAGATTAAAAAAGCCCTTAAAAAGAAGAGAGGAAAGTGAAAATCAGGTAAAACATAAAAAAATTAGTAAAACAGATGATGAGAGTGGTTGGTTCCATAAAGGAGAGCATAAACAGGTTTTTGCTTATGCTGCACAAGTAGCATGTGACAAGAATGGTTGGGTTTTAGGATATACAACTCATCCTGGTAATCAACATGATAGTCGGACATTCATCGATATCTATAATAAATTACAAAGTCACTTTACCTTAGATAAATTAGTAATGGACGCTGGATACAAAACACCTGGTATAGCCCATTTATTATTTCAAAATAATTTAACACCTATTTTTCCATATAAAAGACCTATGACCAAAAAAGGATTTTATAAAAAACATGATTATGTTTACGATGAATACTACGATCAATATATCTGCCCTAATGTGAAAATTTTAAGCTATACAACAACTAACAGAGACGGATATCGTGAATACAAAAGTAATACGTCTGATTGTAGTCAATGCCCTTTGATTGCCTATTGTACTGAGTCAAAAGAAAAGAGGAAATTAATTCAACGACATTTATGGGAAAATGATATGGAACGTTGTGAAGACATACGTCATTCCCTTGGAATGAAAGCTATATATAATAATCGAAAACAAACAATTGAGCGATTATTTGGAACGGCAAAAGAATTTCATGGCTTACGTTACACTAATTTAATTGGGAAAGAAAAAATGCACATGAAAATTGGGCTCACTTTCGCATGCCTTAACATTAAAAAATTAGCAAAAATGCTTAAATTAAGAGACCTGAAGGGCTCTATTTTTTTATCTATTTTGGGAATTTTATCAAAAATAATGATAAGATACAAAAAAACAAACCAATTACCCTTTATGAGCAACTGGTTTGTCTTCAATCTGACCAGACGTTTTAAGAAACGTCTGGTTTTTTTCTGTCCAATTATTTTTTAG
- a CDS encoding chromate transporter, translating into MFKSNLRQLVEIFLVSTKLGLTSFGGPVAHLGYFHHEYVQKRKWLDEESYADLVALCQFLPGPASSQVGIGIGSMRAGVLGGLVAFMGFTLPSVLVLMVFALFFEGTAIGKTGWIHGLKIVAVAIVAQAIVEMAKKLVPDLKRKMIALLALSITLLWETTLSQLSVIFMSGLLGLLFYQSLPIQLTENNSSVTSKVISRRFGISCLILFVVLLIGLPLFQEMTNSKMVAIFDSFYRSGALVFGGGHVVLPLFEREFVTTGLIHPETFLAGYGVTQAVPGPLFTFATYLGTILASWQGGLLATLAIFLPGGLLILGVLPFWELVRQLPKIKGALMGVNAAVVGLLIAAFYQPIWQSTIIQSRDFVFAACLFSLLTYLKIPSWLVVILGAIGGAIMALF; encoded by the coding sequence ATGTTTAAAAGTAATTTGCGACAGTTAGTCGAGATTTTTTTAGTATCGACCAAATTAGGCTTAACATCATTTGGGGGACCAGTTGCACACCTTGGTTATTTTCACCATGAGTATGTGCAAAAACGGAAATGGCTAGATGAAGAAAGTTATGCTGATTTAGTTGCTTTGTGCCAATTTTTACCAGGACCAGCTAGCAGTCAAGTAGGTATTGGTATTGGTTCCATGCGTGCTGGAGTCTTGGGTGGTCTGGTTGCTTTTATGGGTTTCACACTGCCATCAGTTTTAGTGCTTATGGTATTTGCTTTATTTTTTGAAGGGACCGCCATCGGGAAAACCGGGTGGATTCACGGATTAAAAATTGTAGCAGTGGCAATTGTAGCACAAGCAATTGTTGAAATGGCAAAAAAATTAGTACCGGATTTAAAAAGAAAAATGATAGCCTTGTTAGCATTAAGTATCACATTACTATGGGAAACAACACTTAGTCAATTAAGCGTCATTTTCATGTCAGGACTTTTAGGTTTATTGTTTTATCAAAGTTTACCCATCCAATTGACGGAAAATAACTCATCAGTGACATCAAAAGTTATCTCCCGACGATTTGGAATTAGTTGCTTAATATTATTTGTGGTGCTACTGATTGGTTTACCACTTTTTCAGGAAATGACTAATTCAAAGATGGTGGCGATATTTGATAGTTTTTATCGTTCGGGTGCGCTTGTCTTTGGCGGTGGACATGTTGTACTACCACTTTTTGAACGAGAATTTGTGACAACTGGACTTATCCATCCAGAAACATTTTTAGCTGGCTATGGTGTAACCCAAGCTGTACCAGGACCATTATTCACATTTGCGACATATTTAGGTACAATTTTAGCCAGTTGGCAAGGTGGATTATTAGCAACGTTAGCGATTTTTTTACCGGGCGGTTTATTAATTTTAGGTGTGCTCCCTTTTTGGGAATTGGTTCGTCAACTTCCGAAAATAAAAGGTGCATTGATGGGAGTTAATGCCGCAGTTGTGGGTTTATTAATTGCCGCTTTTTATCAACCAATTTGGCAAAGCACCATTATTCAGTCACGTGACTTTGTATTTGCCGCCTGCCTGTTTAGTTTATTAACATATTTGAAAATTCCTTCGTGGCTAGTTGTTATTTTAGGAGCCATAGGTGGCGCCATAATGGCCTTATTTTAA